The following are encoded in a window of Roseivirga misakiensis genomic DNA:
- a CDS encoding cytochrome C produces MITALIVVFTMVLGFVGLLIYDPNFFEERNTELSEILAEGTDETGFVEGDFKMLVVANCTACHSAKLVTQNRASKEGWKNMIRWMQETQNLWDLGENEEKILQYLSTHYAPQDQGRRVGLKVEKWYQLED; encoded by the coding sequence ATGATTACCGCACTCATTGTGGTATTTACTATGGTTTTAGGGTTCGTGGGTTTACTGATCTATGATCCAAATTTCTTTGAAGAACGGAATACCGAGTTATCAGAAATATTGGCGGAAGGAACGGATGAGACGGGGTTTGTTGAGGGGGATTTTAAGATGCTCGTCGTAGCCAATTGTACGGCGTGTCACTCCGCCAAATTAGTAACCCAAAACCGCGCTTCTAAAGAAGGCTGGAAGAATATGATCCGATGGATGCAAGAAACCCAGAACCTTTGGGATCTGGGTGAAAATGAAGAAAAGATCCTCCAATATTTATCGACTCACTATGCACCGCAAGACCAAGGCCGTAGGGTGGGCTTAAAAGTAGAAAAGTGGTATCAGTTGGAAGATTAA
- the mltB gene encoding lytic murein transglycosylase B: MQKTLVTLLLILLSLPSFSQIDKADVEAFASEFVKKETQFSKDEVMAILNQAEYQSEIIEKITRPAEGTMTWERYRKIFIKQGRIDAGVAFYKTHKTALEKVSADTGVPAEIILGIIGVETYFGKIKGSYKVLDALYTLGFGYPKRAKFFKSELGKFLILSKLENLEATEILGSYAGAMGYSQFMPSSYIAYAKSFEENGTRDLMESPEDAIASVANYLKVHRWKKGQPITSKAEMTRKITGLRKQSTKPKNKVSDYTAIGFKPAENLNADLPATMLIFDKDGNTEHWFGLYNFYVITRYNRSHLYAMAVYQLAEEIKKSI; the protein is encoded by the coding sequence ATGCAAAAGACTTTAGTAACGCTACTCCTAATTCTCCTGAGCCTCCCCTCTTTTTCACAGATCGATAAGGCCGACGTCGAAGCATTTGCTTCGGAATTCGTAAAAAAGGAAACTCAGTTTTCGAAGGACGAAGTGATGGCTATTTTGAATCAAGCCGAATACCAAAGTGAAATTATCGAGAAAATCACTCGACCTGCCGAAGGCACCATGACATGGGAACGATACCGAAAAATTTTCATTAAACAAGGGCGAATCGACGCTGGAGTAGCTTTCTACAAAACGCATAAGACAGCACTAGAAAAGGTAAGTGCTGATACGGGTGTACCTGCTGAAATCATATTAGGAATTATTGGTGTAGAGACTTATTTCGGTAAAATCAAAGGCTCTTACAAAGTGCTGGATGCGCTATATACGCTGGGCTTTGGTTACCCGAAAAGAGCCAAGTTCTTTAAATCTGAATTGGGTAAATTCTTAATACTCTCAAAGCTCGAAAACTTAGAAGCTACTGAGATTTTAGGGTCTTACGCGGGCGCCATGGGTTATAGCCAATTTATGCCAAGTAGTTATATCGCCTACGCCAAAAGTTTTGAGGAAAATGGTACACGAGACTTAATGGAAAGTCCTGAAGATGCCATAGCCAGTGTAGCTAATTATCTAAAGGTTCACAGATGGAAAAAAGGTCAGCCGATTACCTCGAAGGCCGAAATGACCAGAAAAATTACTGGTCTAAGAAAGCAATCGACGAAACCAAAGAATAAAGTTTCCGATTACACCGCGATTGGCTTCAAACCAGCTGAAAACCTGAATGCCGATTTACCTGCTACCATGCTCATTTTCGATAAGGATGGAAATACCGAACACTGGTTTGGTCTTTACAATTTCTACGTAATCACTCGGTATAATCGCAGTCACCTTTACGCTATGGCTGTCTATCAACTGGCCGAGGAGATCAAGAAAAGTATCTAA
- a CDS encoding aminotransferase class V-fold PLP-dependent enzyme, with amino-acid sequence MFSAKDIERFREDTDGVQKVIHFNNAGSALPVNQVRDAVVDYTIEEATYGGYETHTKHFDVLEATYEAIAKLIKADKEEIAIVENATVAWNAAFQSIDFEDGDEIITNQSDYASNYIAYLHHRKDLTVKVIPNLDNGDPDLEAFETLIGENTKLVSITHMPTNGGLVSPAEAIGEICRRHQILYLLDACQSVGQYPIDVEAIGCDFLSVTGRKYIRAPRGTGFLYVRKSTMPKLRPLTLDLHAANWTGPETYEIRSDARKFENWEGNRAALLGLKVAVEYILEIGIDKIWHRVQFLAQQVREGLSKIEGVRIHDIGTVRSGIVSFTVDGKSADEVKTLLLAQNINVSWNGVPNTFLDMTARGLKEVIRASVHYYNTEEEIETFLAAIQKLTD; translated from the coding sequence ATGTTTAGTGCCAAAGACATAGAACGCTTCAGGGAAGATACTGACGGAGTTCAAAAAGTTATTCATTTCAATAATGCGGGGAGTGCTTTGCCTGTAAATCAGGTACGAGATGCTGTGGTAGACTACACCATAGAGGAAGCAACTTATGGTGGTTATGAAACGCATACCAAGCATTTTGATGTGTTGGAAGCAACATATGAGGCGATCGCAAAACTCATTAAAGCCGATAAAGAAGAAATAGCGATCGTTGAAAACGCCACAGTTGCTTGGAATGCCGCTTTTCAGTCGATTGACTTTGAGGATGGGGATGAAATTATTACTAATCAATCGGATTATGCTAGCAATTATATCGCTTACCTGCATCACCGAAAGGATTTGACGGTAAAGGTCATTCCTAATTTGGATAATGGTGATCCTGATCTAGAAGCTTTCGAAACGCTTATTGGTGAAAACACTAAACTCGTCTCCATCACGCATATGCCTACAAATGGTGGCCTAGTCTCTCCAGCAGAGGCAATTGGGGAAATCTGTAGACGGCATCAAATCCTATACTTGCTCGACGCGTGTCAATCGGTAGGGCAATATCCAATTGATGTAGAGGCGATTGGCTGCGACTTTTTATCTGTTACAGGTCGTAAATATATTCGAGCACCCAGGGGTACAGGATTTCTTTACGTTCGAAAATCTACAATGCCGAAACTTAGACCACTGACCTTGGATTTACATGCTGCGAATTGGACAGGCCCAGAAACCTATGAAATAAGGAGTGATGCTCGGAAGTTTGAAAACTGGGAAGGCAATCGTGCTGCACTTTTAGGGCTTAAAGTGGCTGTCGAATATATTTTGGAAATAGGGATAGATAAGATTTGGCACCGCGTTCAGTTTTTAGCGCAACAAGTAAGAGAAGGGTTGTCCAAAATCGAAGGTGTGAGGATTCATGATATTGGTACAGTTAGAAGCGGCATTGTCTCATTTACGGTTGACGGTAAATCAGCTGATGAAGTGAAAACTCTGCTTTTAGCACAAAACATAAATGTATCTTGGAACGGCGTGCCAAATACCTTTTTGGATATGACCGCACGCGGGCTGAAAGAGGTCATCCGGGCTTCTGTGCACTACTACAATACTGAAGAAGAAATTGAAACGTTTCTTGCTGCAATCCAGAAGCTAACAGATTGA